Below is a genomic region from Vibrio mimicus.
TGATGCAGGTAAAGCCGGCTACATGATGTGGAAAGATCATACGTCTGGCGAGAAGGGTTCATGCCTTGATTTGGTGATCTATTGCGGTCAAGCGATGGATGCCAGTGAAGCGATGAAGTGGCTGCATGAAGAGTTCAATATTCCCACGGACGATGTTGCCCCTCAGCAACAAAAACCCCAAAGCCAACTGGCATGGGTTGCTGAAAAGCAATCTGCGGTTGCGAGTGATGCTCGAGCTTACTTGATTGATGAGCGCGGTATTCCTGCTGATGTGGTGGATATGCTGCAAAAGCGCGGCGCTTTCGGTTACAGCGACTGGACAAGCCCAAGCAAAAACCCTGGTGAGTTGGGTTACGGTGGCCCTGCAGTGACGTTCCCTAGCCGCTGCCTATTTACCAATGAAGTGGTGGGGATAGATTTTCGATTTTTTGATCCTGCGCTAAACGGTGACAACAAAACTAAGGCGATGGGCGAGAAGCGCGGTTATCCCTATATCCCTGACAAAATGGCGCTTAAGAGGGCGAAAACGGTGATTGTGGTTGAATCTGCGATTAATGCCATCTCTGCCATTGCAGCTTATGACCCAAATGGTAAAGGGAAAGTACCGGTGACGGCGATTGCGACTCGTGGGCTGGCGGTAGAAGAAATCGACTGGCGATTCCTATCTGGCAAGCGTGTGGTTTGTTGTTTTGATAATGACAAGCCGATTGCGGAAGGATCAAGAAAAGGCCACAGACCGGGGCCAGAAGCTGCATGGATTGTTCATGAGCGATGCACTGCGCTTAACATCCCATGTTTCCTTGTTGATCAATCGGGCGGGAAGTGGGAAGAGATTAATGACCTGAACGATTATCTGCGTAAGCACGGCACGCAAATGACCAAGTATGCGCTGGATTATTTCGAGCCATGGCTTATTGCAGGGCAAGAAGGTGAGTTCGAGAACGCCCAGTTTAAGCGCTTGCCGCTGCCACATCACGATCAATCACTGTACTGGCTGTTTCGAGTGAAGCCTGATTTCACCAGCTATTTGAAAATTGTCACCAATGAAGAAGGCGAGCAGAAGATCCCACAAGATGTGTGCTCGTTCCGCATTGCCGGCTTATCGAAAGTAACGATTTCATCAGCGAATTCGGCCATGACAGGCGAACCCGATTTGCAGCCAACGAAGGTTTATTCAGCCACGATTCAAACGCCTGATTCACCAACTGAGCTTACCCGTTTTGTGCTCAAGCGTGAGCAGCTTTACAACATCGATGTTTGGCGTCGGGTCGGCGGCGGCATTTTTAACCCAGGCAAGTTCACACGGATGATCTCGATTCTTGAGCGCGCCACCCACCTTGGTGAGCGCAACGCGGTTAACTTTGTTGGGCTTGCTTGGCATAACGGCCAAGCGATTTTAAACGAAGGGCCGGACTCATTCTTTACTGATCCAACACAGCAGTGCCCTTACCACAATTTACAGTTTCCATCGGGCTCTCCAGAGCAGGCTCTGCGTGTGATTGAGGCATACCATGCGACATTCAAAAACAACGCGGCGTTGATGCTATTGGTTTGGGGCTTGGGCGCGCACATCAAAACCTTCTTAGGTTTTTGGCCTCACTACATGCTGAATGCGGGGAAAGGCGCGGGTAAATCAACGCTGGTGAAAGCACTTGAGCGCACGTTGGCCTTCACCATGTTTTCTGGCCAGAGCTTGAAAACCGAGTTCCGTTTGCTGACATCGATATCGCACACCTCTCACCCTGTGGGTTGGGAGGAGCTATCTGCTCAGGGCCAAGGTGTGATTGATAAAGCCGTGGCCATGCTGCAAGAGAGCTACCAATACACTATTACTCGCCGCGGTACGGATATGACCGAATTCTTGAGTATTGCGCCAGTGCTGTTGGCGGGTGAAGACGTGCCGGTGCAATCACTGCTAGGCAAGCTGGTGCGTTCTGACTTGACTGGCCGTAAGGGCGACATGATTCCTGATGAGTTGCCTCGTTTCCCCGTTAAAAACTGGATCCTGTACCTGACTTCTTACACTCGACCGCAAATGAAGCGCGCTTACCGCGAGTGTGTTGATTACCTTTCGAAGCGTTGTATGGCTAAGCCGGACGATAACGGCGCGAACCGTATGCGTGATAACTATGCCTGTTTGATGCTGACGTGGCGTTTGCTCTGCGAATTCACCGGTGCAGCGAGTAACTATGGTCACTTTATTCAAGATTTGGTGACAGAGATGAATGCGCACATTCGCGAAACGGAAGCAGAGCGCGAGCCGTGGGTGTGGATTATGGAACTTATCCTGGGCGAGATGGATGCAGGGCATTTCCGCCACCCGTTTTCGTTCGATTGGATTGAGGGCGAGCTGTGCTTGCTGGTTCGTACTAGCCACATCATGCAGCACATCAGCCAAAGCCCTGCATTGAAAGCCAAGTTTGACAGCTTACCGGTGAAGAGCGATCGCATTCTGAAGAAGCAGCTCAAGGAAGCCAAAGTGGTGCTGAAAGATGGCCACGAGAAATCTATCAACGGTAAGCGCGTTGCTAATTTTGTCGCTCTGGGCGTTGAGAACCTGCGCGAGTTCGGCCTGTTCCCAACCATTCCAGACGATGTTCGTGAGAAAGAAACTAACCAGTAAGGAGTTAACTATGGACTTATTTGACATTCAGCAACTAGCCGGTGCGGCATTGGGTTTAAGCGAAGAACAGACTGATGAAATCATCAATGACGATGAGGATTTTGATACACCGCTTATGGATAAGTTTGGTATTGACCTTGATACATTCGGTTGTGTAGCTGAAGCGTTATTACCACTGACACCACATGTTTCGTCACCGCTTACCAAAACGGTTTACCACGCATTTGTTCGTCATCTTGGAAATGGAGATTGTATGGCTATTTGCAAATCTCAGGTAAAGCAGCCTGGAGCGACATTTGAGTGAAGTACATCGCAGCTTATTTGAATGAAAACGGCTCTTTAGCCTTGAGCACGAAAACCAAAGAAGTCGTGAACATGCAGCTTGGCTCTTTTCCAAGCTTTAACGATGCGGTCGAACATGCTTGTGACGTGTTGGAAGGTCGCATCATCGCCGAGGGAGTGCTTCACCGTGAGACGGGATTTGGGGGCTTCCTAATTTGTAACGAAGAAGAGTTTGAAACACTCAGTAAAGAGGT
It encodes:
- a CDS encoding toprim domain-containing protein, producing the protein MASAEQLKQLIDLHELADRLGMERPDPNGNYRAPNRPDKHPSVSIFDAGKAGYMMWKDHTSGEKGSCLDLVIYCGQAMDASEAMKWLHEEFNIPTDDVAPQQQKPQSQLAWVAEKQSAVASDARAYLIDERGIPADVVDMLQKRGAFGYSDWTSPSKNPGELGYGGPAVTFPSRCLFTNEVVGIDFRFFDPALNGDNKTKAMGEKRGYPYIPDKMALKRAKTVIVVESAINAISAIAAYDPNGKGKVPVTAIATRGLAVEEIDWRFLSGKRVVCCFDNDKPIAEGSRKGHRPGPEAAWIVHERCTALNIPCFLVDQSGGKWEEINDLNDYLRKHGTQMTKYALDYFEPWLIAGQEGEFENAQFKRLPLPHHDQSLYWLFRVKPDFTSYLKIVTNEEGEQKIPQDVCSFRIAGLSKVTISSANSAMTGEPDLQPTKVYSATIQTPDSPTELTRFVLKREQLYNIDVWRRVGGGIFNPGKFTRMISILERATHLGERNAVNFVGLAWHNGQAILNEGPDSFFTDPTQQCPYHNLQFPSGSPEQALRVIEAYHATFKNNAALMLLVWGLGAHIKTFLGFWPHYMLNAGKGAGKSTLVKALERTLAFTMFSGQSLKTEFRLLTSISHTSHPVGWEELSAQGQGVIDKAVAMLQESYQYTITRRGTDMTEFLSIAPVLLAGEDVPVQSLLGKLVRSDLTGRKGDMIPDELPRFPVKNWILYLTSYTRPQMKRAYRECVDYLSKRCMAKPDDNGANRMRDNYACLMLTWRLLCEFTGAASNYGHFIQDLVTEMNAHIRETEAEREPWVWIMELILGEMDAGHFRHPFSFDWIEGELCLLVRTSHIMQHISQSPALKAKFDSLPVKSDRILKKQLKEAKVVLKDGHEKSINGKRVANFVALGVENLREFGLFPTIPDDVREKETNQ